The following proteins are encoded in a genomic region of Mycolicibacterium rutilum:
- a CDS encoding DUF3060 domain-containing protein: protein MNPEDDPEARIRQLEQPLAGYATELGSTESAPTSALPPPVYTGPYDQSPYTAPPFGVAYPRIEKSGPPIGLIMGLIAVVFVLILGGIGAVVWMMSSNTGGRPGIVSGSSGDNDEWTFAPTWTMPSVPSEVAPSDEPPQVAVAPAGGSYSVSGVDNVETIECNGSNISVSGVNNTVTLRGHCLSVNVSGVENKVDVRSADRISASGFDNEVRYHEGQPEITVTSRNVVALG, encoded by the coding sequence ATGAACCCGGAGGACGACCCGGAGGCCCGGATCCGGCAGCTGGAGCAGCCGCTGGCCGGCTATGCGACCGAACTGGGGAGCACGGAATCCGCACCCACGTCGGCGCTGCCGCCGCCCGTCTACACCGGCCCGTACGATCAGTCGCCTTATACGGCGCCCCCGTTCGGTGTCGCGTATCCGCGGATCGAGAAGTCCGGGCCGCCGATCGGGCTCATCATGGGTCTGATCGCGGTGGTGTTCGTGCTCATCCTCGGCGGGATCGGCGCGGTCGTGTGGATGATGTCGTCGAACACGGGCGGTCGGCCCGGCATCGTCAGCGGCTCTTCGGGTGACAACGACGAGTGGACGTTCGCGCCGACCTGGACGATGCCGAGCGTCCCGTCGGAGGTGGCCCCGTCCGATGAGCCGCCGCAGGTGGCGGTCGCGCCGGCGGGCGGGAGCTACAGCGTCTCCGGCGTCGACAACGTCGAGACCATTGAATGCAACGGCAGCAACATCAGCGTCAGCGGGGTCAACAACACCGTGACGCTGCGCGGTCACTGCCTGAGCGTGAACGTCTCGGGCGTCGAGAACAAGGTCGACGTGCGCAGCGCCGACCGCATCAGCGCGTCAGGCTTCGACAACGAGGTGCGCTACCACGAAGGCCAACCCGAGATCACCGTGACGTCACGCAACGTCGTCGCATTGGGCTAG
- a CDS encoding haloalkane dehalogenase codes for MEVLRTPDVRFANLAGYPFAPHYVDVAATDTDPVRMHYVDEGPSDGQPIVLLHGEPTWSYLYRTMIPPLAAAGRRVLAPDLIGFGRSDKPTRITDYTYQRHVEWATAWFEALDLRDATIVVQDWGSLIGLRIAAEQGDRIARIVVANGFLPAGQTEANLPFRIWRAFARYTPVFPAGRIVAFGTVTDVPARIRAGYDAPFPDKRFQAGARAFPALVPTTPDDPALPANRAAWDALGRWDKPFLCIFGAKDPILGRADRPLIAHVPGATGQPHARINGSHFVQEDCGPELATRILDWLAPSST; via the coding sequence ATGGAGGTTCTGCGCACACCCGACGTCCGCTTCGCCAACCTCGCGGGCTACCCGTTCGCGCCGCATTACGTCGACGTCGCCGCCACCGACACCGACCCCGTGCGCATGCACTACGTGGACGAGGGCCCGTCCGACGGGCAGCCCATCGTCCTGCTGCACGGCGAGCCGACATGGAGTTACCTGTACCGCACCATGATTCCGCCCCTGGCGGCGGCGGGCCGTCGCGTGCTGGCCCCGGACCTGATCGGATTCGGCCGCTCCGACAAGCCCACCCGCATCACGGATTACACCTATCAGCGCCACGTCGAGTGGGCGACCGCGTGGTTCGAGGCGCTCGATCTGCGCGACGCGACCATCGTCGTGCAGGACTGGGGCTCGCTGATCGGGTTGCGGATCGCCGCCGAGCAGGGTGACCGGATCGCGCGCATCGTGGTGGCCAACGGGTTCCTGCCCGCCGGGCAGACGGAGGCGAACCTGCCGTTTCGCATCTGGCGTGCCTTTGCCCGCTACACGCCGGTGTTTCCGGCCGGGCGTATCGTCGCGTTCGGCACTGTCACCGACGTCCCGGCCCGCATCCGCGCCGGATACGATGCGCCGTTCCCCGACAAGCGATTTCAGGCCGGTGCACGCGCCTTTCCCGCGCTGGTGCCGACGACGCCCGACGATCCCGCGCTACCGGCCAACCGCGCAGCGTGGGACGCGTTGGGCCGCTGGGACAAACCGTTCCTGTGCATCTTCGGCGCCAAGGACCCGATTCTCGGCCGCGCCGACCGCCCACTGATCGCGCACGTGCCCGGTGCCACCGGACAACCGCACGCCCGCATCAACGGCAGCCACTTCGTCCAGGAGGACTGCGGCCCGGAGTTGGCGACGCGGATCCTCGACTGGCTCGCGCCGAGTTCTACGTGA
- a CDS encoding sulfurtransferase translates to MTNVFISADELQRLLDAGEPVTLLDVRWQLAEPDGRPAYEQGHLPGAVYVSLDDDLSDHSVTGRGRHPLPSGAAVQEAARRWGVRQGVPVVVYDDWNRAGSARAWWVLTAAGIPDVRILDGGLAAWRGALESGVVEPPAGDVTVAHDDLYAGALPTVSADDVSGKVLLDARAPERYRGDVEPVDPVAGHIPGAVNVPSTSLLADDGTLLPRVEVPGSDVAVYCGSGVTASVVVAALAEAGVDAALFPGSWSEWSSDPSRPVARG, encoded by the coding sequence ATGACGAACGTGTTCATCAGCGCGGACGAGTTGCAGCGACTGTTGGATGCCGGGGAGCCGGTGACGCTGCTCGACGTCCGCTGGCAGCTCGCCGAGCCCGACGGACGCCCCGCCTACGAGCAGGGGCATCTGCCTGGCGCGGTGTACGTTTCGCTCGACGACGACCTCAGCGACCACAGCGTCACCGGTCGCGGACGCCATCCGCTGCCGTCGGGCGCCGCGGTGCAGGAGGCGGCGCGACGGTGGGGCGTGCGGCAGGGCGTGCCCGTCGTGGTTTACGACGACTGGAACCGGGCGGGCTCGGCGCGGGCATGGTGGGTGCTGACGGCCGCGGGCATTCCGGACGTGCGGATCCTCGACGGTGGACTGGCGGCGTGGCGCGGTGCGTTGGAGTCGGGTGTCGTCGAGCCGCCGGCCGGCGATGTGACCGTCGCGCACGACGACCTGTACGCCGGCGCGCTGCCGACCGTCAGCGCCGACGACGTGTCGGGCAAGGTGCTGCTCGACGCGCGGGCCCCGGAGCGCTACCGCGGCGACGTCGAACCCGTCGACCCGGTCGCCGGGCACATCCCGGGCGCGGTCAACGTTCCGAGCACCAGCTTGCTCGCCGACGACGGCACACTGTTGCCCCGCGTCGAGGTGCCCGGATCGGACGTCGCGGTGTACTGCGGATCGGGGGTGACGGCGTCGGTGGTGGTCGCCGCCCTGGCGGAGGCGGGCGTGGACGCGGCGCTGTTCCCCGGCTCGTGGTCGGAGTGGAGTTCGGATCCGTCGCGGCCGGTGGCGCGCGGCTAA
- a CDS encoding HD domain-containing protein, whose translation MSETTTSPRLGKKFHEALAYAAELHRTQTRKASEVPYVGHLLSVAGLVIEADGTETEAIAALLHDAAEDQGGEATLAEIDSRFGPEVAGIVEECSDTVITPKPPWRERKENYIAHLNTVSDSTIRVSMADKLDNARAILRDLRRYGDAVWERFNTSNPHDHLWYYQSLLEVYRRRSDSWIVDELAAVVEALADKIGPPPAATV comes from the coding sequence ATGAGCGAGACGACGACGTCGCCCCGGCTGGGCAAGAAGTTCCACGAAGCGCTCGCGTACGCGGCCGAACTGCACCGCACGCAGACCCGCAAGGCCAGCGAGGTGCCCTACGTCGGGCACCTGCTGTCGGTCGCCGGGCTGGTGATCGAGGCCGACGGCACCGAGACCGAGGCGATCGCGGCGCTGCTGCACGACGCCGCCGAGGATCAGGGCGGCGAGGCGACGCTGGCCGAGATCGACTCCCGCTTCGGCCCTGAGGTCGCCGGCATCGTCGAGGAGTGTAGCGACACCGTCATCACCCCGAAACCGCCGTGGCGCGAGCGCAAGGAGAACTACATCGCGCATCTGAACACGGTGTCGGACAGTACGATTCGCGTGTCGATGGCGGACAAGCTGGACAACGCGCGAGCGATCCTGCGCGACCTGCGCCGCTACGGGGACGCGGTGTGGGAGCGGTTCAACACGTCCAATCCGCATGACCACCTGTGGTACTACCAGTCGCTGCTCGAGGTGTACCGGCGGCGCAGCGACAGCTGGATCGTCGACGAACTGGCCGCGGTGGTCGAGGCGCTGGCCGACAAGATCGGTCCGCCGCCCGCGGCTACCGTTTGA
- a CDS encoding LppP/LprE family lipoprotein, which produces MIASPLAAAQTCGPDEAAAMRFALAQLPFEPLTGAKWDPVPVESNYDPCATLSSMLVTVEGATGSSPVQALMFHHGEYVGTGTAKARGFTSLDSAASNDDTVVLKYKTPDQPESSVRYQWQGDRVVMLDPAPSSA; this is translated from the coding sequence GTGATCGCGAGTCCCCTCGCCGCCGCGCAGACCTGCGGGCCCGACGAGGCCGCCGCGATGCGGTTCGCGTTGGCTCAGCTGCCGTTCGAACCGCTGACCGGCGCCAAGTGGGATCCGGTGCCCGTCGAGAGCAACTACGACCCGTGCGCGACGCTGTCCTCGATGCTGGTGACCGTCGAGGGCGCGACCGGCAGTTCGCCGGTGCAGGCGCTGATGTTCCATCACGGCGAATACGTCGGCACCGGCACTGCCAAGGCGCGCGGGTTCACGTCGCTGGATTCCGCGGCCAGCAACGACGACACCGTCGTGCTGAAGTACAAGACGCCCGACCAGCCCGAGTCGAGTGTGCGCTACCAGTGGCAGGGCGATCGGGTCGTGATGCTGGACCCGGCGCCCTCCTCGGCGTAG
- the recC gene encoding exodeoxyribonuclease V subunit gamma produces MALHIHRAERTDLLADGLAALLANPLADPFAEELVLVPAKGVERWLSQRLSHTLGRGDGADGVCAGIAFRNPRSLIAELTDTATDDPWSPDAMVWPLMEVIDAHCSQNWCKPLAVHLGHFEAGDEKELRQGRRYAVTRRLAGLFASYSRQRPQLLIDWENGADGDIASDLNWQPPLWRALIERIDADTPHIRHAKTLTRLTESPTNLPERLSLFGYTRLPGTEIELLDALATHHDLHLWLPHPSDDLWQRLRGIHGQVARRDDTSHREVGHPLLATLGRDLRELQRSLPADLQTDEYLPGREHPDALLGWLQSDIAANAIRRDGRTHDPKDRSVQVHSCHGPARQIDVLREVLLGLLADDPTLEPRDILVMCPDIETYAPLIVAGFGLGDMIKGVHPAHQLRVRLADRSLVQTNPLLGVAAQLLTLAGGRATASEVLNLAQAAPVRARFGFTDDNLEDITRWVRQANIRWGFDTEHRKPYGVDFIQNTWRFGIDRVLAGVAMSDDSHAWLDTTLPLDDVSSNRVDLAGQLAEYVDRLQRAVESLTGAAPLAQWLTSLTDSVALLTRVNDDDVWQSAQLEREFAEVLATAGPRADTLMRLPDVRALLDRQLAGRPTRANFRTGTLTVCTMVPMRSVPHRVVCLVGLDDGVFPRIGIVDGDDALAREPMTGERDIRSEDRQLLLDAIGAATETLVITYTGANEYSGQKRPPAVPLAELLDTLDRTTEHPVRKTVVVEHPLQPFDDRNVEPDKLIPDQPFTFDTTVLRAAQARTGQRGPRPGFVSGPPPAPPPDDVVLADLVAFFRDPVKGFFRSLEYTLPWEVDGVDDAMPVEIDALEEWTVGDRMLQDMLRGMTSEQARHAEWRRGTLPPGNLGWRRANEICEQATLIADAARPYRGDHPSAVDVDVEIAPGRRVTGTVGPVYGDRLVSVTYSKLDGRHLMQPWIPLLALHAHAPAREWKAVCIGRPRRGKDPRVEVIGRPQEHARALLADLVAMYDEGRRQPLPLPVKTSFAWAEAVHSHGDPQQRAGYKWRSGNYPGEEDEPAYQLAFGRFTWLKHLVDRGLDTYAGRLWLPMLRALET; encoded by the coding sequence ATGGCGCTTCACATCCATCGCGCGGAACGCACCGACCTGCTGGCCGACGGTCTGGCTGCTTTGCTCGCGAACCCGCTGGCCGACCCGTTCGCCGAGGAACTGGTCCTCGTGCCGGCCAAGGGCGTCGAACGGTGGCTGAGCCAGCGCCTGAGCCACACCCTCGGTCGCGGCGACGGCGCCGACGGCGTCTGCGCGGGCATCGCGTTCCGCAACCCCCGCTCGCTGATCGCCGAGCTCACCGACACAGCCACCGACGACCCGTGGTCACCCGACGCCATGGTGTGGCCGTTGATGGAGGTCATCGACGCGCACTGCTCGCAGAACTGGTGCAAGCCGCTGGCCGTGCACCTCGGCCACTTCGAGGCCGGCGACGAGAAGGAACTGCGGCAGGGCCGGCGCTACGCGGTGACCCGCCGGCTGGCCGGGTTGTTCGCCTCCTACTCGCGCCAACGGCCGCAACTGCTGATCGACTGGGAGAACGGCGCCGACGGCGACATCGCCTCCGACCTGAACTGGCAGCCGCCGCTGTGGCGCGCGCTGATCGAACGCATCGACGCCGACACCCCGCACATCCGCCACGCCAAAACCCTTACCAGACTTACGGAGTCGCCGACAAACCTGCCGGAACGGCTGTCGCTGTTCGGCTACACCCGGCTGCCGGGCACCGAGATCGAACTGCTCGACGCGCTGGCCACCCACCACGATCTGCACCTGTGGCTGCCGCATCCCAGCGACGACCTGTGGCAGCGGCTGCGCGGCATCCACGGCCAGGTCGCCCGCCGCGACGACACCAGCCACCGCGAGGTCGGCCACCCGCTGCTGGCTACGCTCGGCCGCGATCTGCGCGAACTGCAGCGCAGTCTGCCCGCCGACCTGCAGACCGACGAATACCTGCCCGGCCGCGAGCATCCGGACGCGCTGCTGGGCTGGCTGCAGTCCGACATCGCCGCCAACGCGATCCGCCGCGACGGCCGGACCCATGACCCGAAAGACCGCTCGGTGCAGGTGCACAGCTGCCACGGTCCGGCCCGGCAGATCGACGTGCTGCGCGAGGTGCTGCTTGGTCTGCTCGCCGACGACCCGACCCTCGAGCCGCGCGACATCCTCGTCATGTGCCCCGACATCGAGACCTACGCGCCGCTGATCGTCGCGGGTTTCGGGCTCGGCGACATGATCAAGGGCGTGCACCCGGCGCATCAACTGCGGGTGCGGCTGGCCGACCGGTCGCTGGTGCAGACCAACCCGCTGCTGGGCGTAGCCGCGCAACTGCTCACCCTGGCCGGCGGGCGCGCCACCGCCAGCGAGGTGCTCAACCTCGCGCAGGCCGCGCCGGTGCGGGCCCGCTTCGGGTTCACCGACGACAACCTCGAAGACATCACCCGCTGGGTGCGGCAGGCCAACATCCGCTGGGGCTTCGACACCGAGCACCGCAAGCCGTACGGCGTCGACTTCATCCAGAACACCTGGCGGTTCGGCATCGACCGGGTGCTCGCCGGCGTCGCGATGTCCGACGACTCGCACGCCTGGCTCGACACCACGCTGCCGCTCGACGACGTCTCCAGCAACCGCGTCGACCTGGCCGGGCAGCTCGCCGAGTACGTCGACCGGTTACAGCGCGCCGTCGAATCGCTTACCGGCGCAGCGCCTCTCGCGCAGTGGCTGACGTCGCTGACCGACAGCGTCGCGCTGCTGACCCGGGTGAACGACGACGACGTCTGGCAGAGCGCGCAACTGGAGCGCGAATTCGCCGAGGTGCTGGCCACCGCGGGCCCGCGCGCCGACACCCTGATGCGGCTCCCCGACGTGCGTGCCCTGCTCGACCGCCAACTGGCCGGCCGGCCGACGCGGGCCAACTTCCGCACCGGCACGCTGACGGTCTGCACGATGGTGCCGATGCGTTCGGTCCCCCATCGCGTGGTGTGCCTGGTCGGCCTCGACGACGGCGTGTTCCCGCGCATCGGCATCGTCGACGGCGACGACGCGCTGGCCCGTGAGCCGATGACCGGTGAGCGCGACATCCGTTCCGAGGACCGCCAATTGCTACTCGACGCGATCGGCGCGGCGACCGAAACCCTGGTGATCACTTACACCGGCGCCAACGAGTACTCGGGCCAGAAACGGCCACCCGCGGTGCCGCTGGCCGAACTGCTCGACACCCTCGACCGCACCACCGAACACCCGGTCCGCAAGACCGTCGTCGTCGAACATCCGCTGCAGCCGTTCGATGACCGCAACGTGGAGCCCGACAAGCTGATTCCCGATCAGCCGTTCACCTTCGACACGACCGTGCTGCGGGCGGCGCAGGCCCGCACCGGTCAGCGCGGGCCGCGGCCGGGGTTCGTCTCCGGGCCGCCGCCCGCTCCCCCGCCCGATGACGTCGTGCTCGCCGACCTGGTGGCGTTCTTCCGCGACCCGGTCAAGGGATTCTTCCGGTCGCTGGAATACACGCTGCCGTGGGAGGTCGACGGCGTCGACGACGCGATGCCCGTCGAGATCGACGCGCTCGAGGAGTGGACGGTCGGCGACCGCATGCTCCAAGACATGTTGCGCGGCATGACCTCCGAGCAGGCCCGCCACGCCGAGTGGCGGCGCGGCACGCTGCCGCCGGGCAACCTGGGGTGGCGGCGGGCCAACGAAATCTGCGAGCAGGCCACGCTGATCGCCGACGCGGCCCGGCCGTATCGCGGTGACCACCCCTCCGCGGTCGACGTCGACGTCGAGATCGCCCCGGGCCGCCGCGTCACCGGCACCGTCGGCCCGGTCTACGGCGACCGGCTGGTGTCGGTCACCTACTCCAAGCTCGACGGCCGCCACCTGATGCAACCGTGGATCCCGTTGCTGGCGTTGCACGCTCACGCTCCGGCGCGCGAATGGAAAGCGGTGTGCATCGGGCGCCCGCGGCGCGGCAAGGATCCGCGGGTCGAGGTGATCGGCCGGCCGCAGGAACACGCCCGCGCACTGCTCGCCGACCTGGTCGCGATGTACGACGAGGGCCGGCGCCAGCCCCTGCCGCTGCCGGTGAAGACGTCGTTCGCGTGGGCGGAAGCCGTGCACAGCCACGGCGATCCCCAACAGCGGGCCGGGTACAAGTGGCGCTCCGGCAACTACCCCGGCGAGGAGGATGAGCCCGCGTACCAGTTGGCGTTCGGCCGGTTCACCTGGCTCAAGCACCTCGTCGACCGCGGGCTCGACACCTACGCGGGCCGGCTGTGGCTGCCGATGCTGCGGGCGCTGGAGACCTGA
- the recB gene encoding exodeoxyribonuclease V subunit beta, translating to MEPFNLLGPLPAERSTTLLEASAGTGKTFALAGLVTRYLAEGVATLDQMLLITFSRAASQELRDRVRRQIVDAVQAFSDPAGVETNEIIDYLRDGTPDVLAEREQNLRDALAAFDAATIATTHQFCQLVLRSLGVAGDTDSGVTLVESLDELVTEIVDDLYLHHFGRERDHPLLAYPDALRLAKDVVKNPATELRPADPEPESRAAVCVRFAKDVLAELDKRKRQRGILGYDDLLSRLADALAADDSAAQVRMPQRWPIVMVDEFQDTDPVQWRVIDRAFTGRSTLILIGDPKQAIYAFRGGDIVTYLSAASKADVQKTLATNWRSDAALVDRLQAVLRGAQLGHEQIVVHDVAAHHTGARLAGAPCPDPFRLRVVRRETLGGSGTRTLAIDQLRSHIPRDLAAEIAGLLAAGATFDGRPLGAGDIAVIVETHKDARVCYRALCDAGIPAVYTGDSDIFTSDAAADWLALLEAFDQPHRPGIVRAAAATMFFGETAESLVAGGDPLTDRIAETLREWASHARERGVAAIFEAAQLAGMSDRVLSWQNGERQMTDLAHMTQLLQEAAHREHFTLPALRDWLRAQREEGSGAAERFRRLDNDAAAVQVMTVFVAKGLQFPVVYLPFAFNRHVWDPEIVLYHEGETRCLHIGGNDSPDFHAVSKLGREEDASDDSRLMYVAMTRAQSQLVAWWAPSRDEPNGGLSRLLRGRRPGEAMVPDVVVPSKVSDADAMARFQEWAAVGGPVIEDSVPRPIPARPTVPGSGEFGVRHFHRPIDTAWRRTSYSGLIRAVEATPVSSEPEVIDLDDEVAEIALTSEAVGADVPSPMADLPTGAKFGSLVHAVLEDADPFAADLAAELEARIREHSVWWPVDVEAAELAAALLPLHDTPLGPLAGNVTLRQIGLSDRMREMEFEFPLAGGDLRSSAPDIRLAHVGALLREHLEVDDPMRAYADRLTEAGLGGQSLKGYLSGSVDAVLRVDGRYLVVDYKTNWLGDPSRPLTAADYARPRLAEAMLHSDYPLQALLYSVVLHRFLRWRLPGYSPEQHLGGVLYLYLRGMCGPGTPVVDGHPAGVFSWQPPAALIIALSELLDAGRAAA from the coding sequence ATGGAGCCGTTCAACCTGTTGGGGCCGTTGCCCGCCGAGCGGTCGACGACCCTGCTGGAGGCCAGCGCGGGCACCGGCAAGACGTTCGCGCTGGCGGGTCTGGTCACCCGGTACCTCGCCGAAGGCGTCGCGACGCTCGACCAGATGCTGCTGATCACGTTCAGCCGCGCCGCCAGCCAGGAGCTGCGTGACCGGGTGCGGCGCCAGATCGTCGACGCGGTACAGGCTTTCAGCGATCCCGCCGGCGTCGAGACCAACGAGATCATCGACTACCTGCGCGACGGCACACCCGACGTACTCGCCGAGCGCGAGCAGAACCTGCGCGACGCGCTTGCCGCGTTCGACGCCGCGACGATCGCCACCACGCACCAGTTCTGCCAGCTGGTACTGCGGTCGCTGGGGGTGGCCGGCGACACCGACTCCGGGGTCACGCTCGTGGAGAGCCTCGACGAGCTGGTCACCGAGATCGTCGACGACCTGTACCTGCATCACTTCGGCCGCGAGCGCGACCATCCGCTGCTGGCCTACCCCGACGCGCTGCGGCTGGCCAAGGACGTGGTGAAGAACCCCGCGACCGAGCTGCGGCCCGCCGATCCGGAGCCCGAGTCGCGCGCCGCGGTCTGCGTCCGGTTCGCCAAAGACGTTCTGGCCGAACTGGACAAACGCAAGCGGCAACGCGGCATCCTCGGCTACGACGACCTGCTCAGCAGGCTGGCCGACGCGCTGGCGGCCGACGACTCGGCCGCGCAGGTCCGGATGCCGCAACGCTGGCCGATCGTGATGGTCGACGAGTTCCAGGACACCGACCCCGTGCAGTGGCGGGTCATCGACCGCGCATTCACCGGCCGCTCCACGCTGATCCTGATCGGCGACCCCAAGCAGGCGATCTACGCGTTCCGCGGCGGCGACATCGTCACGTACCTGAGCGCGGCGTCGAAAGCCGATGTGCAGAAGACATTGGCGACGAACTGGCGCAGCGACGCGGCGCTGGTCGACCGGCTGCAGGCGGTGCTGCGCGGCGCGCAGCTGGGTCATGAGCAGATCGTCGTGCACGACGTCGCCGCACACCACACCGGGGCCCGACTGGCGGGCGCCCCGTGCCCCGATCCGTTCCGGCTGCGGGTGGTGCGACGGGAAACACTCGGCGGCAGCGGAACCCGCACGCTCGCGATCGACCAGCTGCGCAGCCACATCCCGCGAGATCTGGCCGCCGAGATCGCCGGGCTGCTGGCCGCGGGCGCCACGTTCGACGGACGCCCGCTCGGTGCGGGCGACATCGCGGTCATCGTGGAGACGCACAAGGATGCCCGCGTCTGTTACCGCGCGCTGTGCGATGCGGGGATTCCCGCGGTGTACACCGGTGACTCGGACATCTTCACCAGCGATGCCGCCGCGGACTGGCTGGCGCTGCTGGAGGCGTTCGACCAGCCGCACCGGCCCGGCATCGTGCGGGCGGCCGCCGCGACGATGTTCTTCGGAGAGACCGCCGAGTCGCTGGTCGCCGGCGGTGACCCGTTGACCGACCGGATCGCGGAGACGTTGCGGGAGTGGGCCAGTCACGCCCGCGAACGCGGGGTCGCGGCGATTTTCGAGGCCGCGCAACTGGCCGGCATGAGCGACCGCGTGCTGTCGTGGCAGAACGGTGAACGGCAGATGACCGACCTCGCGCACATGACCCAGCTGCTGCAGGAGGCCGCGCACCGCGAGCACTTCACGCTGCCCGCGCTGCGCGACTGGCTACGCGCCCAGCGCGAGGAGGGCAGCGGCGCGGCCGAACGGTTCCGCCGCCTCGACAACGACGCCGCGGCCGTGCAGGTGATGACGGTGTTCGTCGCCAAGGGCCTGCAGTTCCCGGTGGTCTATCTGCCGTTCGCGTTCAACCGGCACGTCTGGGACCCCGAGATCGTGCTGTACCACGAGGGCGAAACCCGGTGCCTGCACATCGGCGGCAACGACAGCCCGGATTTCCACGCGGTGTCCAAGCTCGGCCGCGAGGAGGATGCCAGCGACGACAGCCGGTTGATGTACGTGGCGATGACGCGGGCGCAGTCACAGCTGGTCGCGTGGTGGGCGCCGTCGCGCGACGAGCCGAACGGCGGGCTGTCGCGGCTGCTGCGGGGCCGTCGTCCCGGTGAGGCGATGGTGCCCGATGTCGTTGTGCCGTCAAAGGTTTCCGATGCCGACGCGATGGCGCGGTTCCAGGAATGGGCGGCGGTCGGCGGACCCGTCATCGAGGACTCGGTGCCGCGTCCCATACCCGCGAGGCCGACTGTGCCGGGGTCCGGCGAGTTCGGTGTTCGCCACTTTCACCGCCCGATCGACACCGCATGGCGGCGCACGTCGTACAGCGGGCTGATCCGGGCGGTCGAGGCGACTCCGGTCAGCAGCGAACCCGAGGTGATCGATCTCGACGACGAGGTCGCCGAGATCGCGCTGACGTCGGAAGCCGTCGGCGCCGATGTGCCGTCGCCGATGGCGGATCTGCCGACCGGCGCGAAGTTCGGTTCGCTGGTGCACGCGGTGCTCGAGGACGCCGACCCGTTCGCCGCGGACCTGGCCGCCGAACTGGAGGCCCGGATCCGCGAGCATTCGGTGTGGTGGCCCGTCGACGTCGAGGCGGCCGAGTTGGCGGCGGCGCTGCTGCCTCTGCACGACACGCCGCTCGGTCCGCTCGCCGGGAACGTGACGCTGCGCCAGATCGGGCTGTCCGACCGGATGCGGGAGATGGAGTTCGAGTTTCCGCTCGCCGGTGGGGATCTGCGGTCGTCGGCGCCTGACATCCGGCTGGCGCATGTCGGCGCGCTGCTGCGTGAGCACCTGGAGGTTGACGATCCGATGCGCGCATACGCCGACCGGTTAACCGAGGCAGGGCTGGGCGGCCAGTCGCTGAAGGGGTACCTGTCCGGTTCGGTGGACGCGGTGCTGCGGGTCGACGGGCGCTACCTCGTCGTCGACTACAAGACGAACTGGCTCGGCGATCCGAGCCGCCCGCTGACGGCGGCCGACTACGCCCGCCCGCGGCTCGCCGAGGCGATGCTGCACTCGGACTATCCGCTGCAGGCACTCCTGTACAGCGTTGTGCTGCACCGGTTCCTGCGCTGGCGGCTGCCGGGGTATTCGCCCGAGCAGCATCTCGGCGGGGTGCTCTATCTGTACCTGCGCGGGATGTGCGGGCCGGGCACCCCGGTCGTCGACGGCCATCCTGCGGGGGTGTTCAGCTGGCAGCCACCGGCGGCGTTGATCATCGCGCTGTCGGAGCTGCTCGACGCGGGCCGGGCGGCGGCATGA